CCACATCGGCGATGCCCTCGTGGGCCACGCAGAACAGCAGCACCGCACGCTGCCCCGCCTCGACCAGGGCCATCAGCGCCTCCAGGTGCTTCCTGCCGCGATCGCTCACCGCGTCGGGAAAGTAGCCGTGCCCATCGGCCTCCCTGAGCGTCACCTGCTTGACCTCCACGAAGGCCGTGCCCCGTGCGGGGTCGTCGAGGCGAAAGTCGAGTCGCGAGGCCTTCTCCCCCACGCGGGCCACCGGCGCCTCGCGCCGCAGCTCGGCATACCCGGTCAACGACGGCACCCGGTCGGCACGCAGCGCCTCCTCGACGATGCGGTTGGCCCGCCCGGTCTGCACCGAGGCCATGGCCAGGCGGCCGTCGGGCTGGGGAAGCTCGATCAGCTCCCAGGTCCAGGCCAGCTTGCGCTTCGGGTTATCGCTGGGCGACAGCCATACCCGACAGCCCGGCACGTTCACTCCTCGCATGGAGCCGGTATTGGGGCAATGGGCTACCACTTCGCGGCCATCGTCGAGGCGCACATCGGCCAGGAAGCGCTTGTAGCGCCGCAGCAGCGTGCCGGGCACCAGCTCGGGATAGTCCATGCCGCTCCCTACTGGCGGGCCAGAAAGCGTTCGAGGCGGCTCACCGCCTCTTCCAGCCGCTCGACCCCGGTGGTGAAGGCGATGCGCACATGATGCTCACCGCCCTGCAGGGCGAAGTCGATTCCGGGGGTGATGGCGACGTTCTCCTCCTCCAGCAGACGCCGGCAGAAAGCCTCGCTGTCAGCGCTGTAGCGGGAGATATCGAGCCACAGGTAAAAGGCGCCCTGGGGCGGCAGCGAGGGTGCCAGGCCGAGTCTCGCCAGCCCGGCCAGCAGGGCATCGCGGCGCTGGCCCAGCTCGGCCCGGCGCGCTTCGAGGATGCCCCGGGTCTCCGGGGTGAAGGCGGCCAGGGCGGCGTGCTGGGCCGGAGTGGGGGCGGCCAGGAAGACGTTCTGGGCCAGCCGCGTCAGCGGCTCCACCGCCTCTTCCGGCGCCAGCAGCCAGCCCAGACGCCAGCCGGTCATGCCGAAATACTTGGAGAAGCTGTTGACCACGAAGGCGTCCGGCGTGATCGCCGCCACCGAGAGCGGCTCGAGGTCATAGCAGAGCCCCTGGTAGATCTCATCCACCAGCAGGTGGCCGCCTCGCCCCGCCACCGTCTCCGCCACCGCTGCCAGTTGCCCCGCCTCCAGCATATGGCCGGTAGGGTTGGAGGGCGTGGCGAGCATCGCCAGGCGAGTCGTATCGTGCCAGTGGGAATCGACCAGCGCGGCATCCAACTGCCAGCCGCTCTCCGCCCCCACCGGCACGGCATCCACCTCGGCCCCGGCCAGGGCCATGAAGTGGCGGTTGCAGGGGTAGTTGGGGTCGGCCATCAGCACCCGGTCGCCGGGGCCCGCCAGCAGCTGGCTGGCGAGCAGCAGCGCCCCGGAGGCGCCGGGCGTGACCAGGATACGGTGCGGGTCGACCTCGGCGCCGAAGTGCAGCGCATAGTGCTCGGCGATGGCCTCGCGTAGCGCCGGCAGCCCCGCCGCCGGCGTGTAGCGGGTATGCCCCGCCGCCAGAGCCGCCTGGCCCGCGGCCACTACCGGCTCGGGAGTCGCGAAGTCCGGCTCCCCCACCTCCAGGTGGATCACGTCATGGCCGGCCGCCTCGCGGGCCTGGGCGGTTTCCAGCAGGCTCATCACCCGGAAGGGGGCAACCTGGTCGATGCGCGGGCTCCACGCCATGTCAGGACTCCTGTCGGTAGGCCAGTACGCCGGGGAGCCAGTGCCCCACGGCGTGGTCAAAGGATGATGTCATGGAAGGTCCTAGTGTAGCGACTTTGGTGGCAAGATCGCAGCCTATGGCGTGGCCGAGGTTGCAACCTAGCGACTTTTCGGCTAAACAAGCAGGCCTTTGGCGTGAGATACCTTGCATCGCGGCAGGTATTGATCAGCAGTCACTCAAGTAATGAGGCAGTCCCATGCCAGTAGTCGACAAGAAACCGGAAGCGCCCAAGAAGTTCACCCCCTACGAGCCGGCGGCGGGTGAGGAGTACATGAACGAGGCGCAGCTAGAGCACTTCCGACAGATCCTGCTGGGCTGGAAGCAGGAGCTCATGGAAGAGGTGGACCGCACCGTGCGCCATCTGCAGGAAGAGGCGAACAACTACGCCGACCCGGCCGACCGCGCCACCCAGGAGGAGGGCTTCAGCCTGGAGCTGCGCACCCGGGATCGCGAGCGCAAGCTGCTCAAGAAGATCAACGAGACCCTCGAGATGATCGACGAGGACGACTACGGCTTCTGCGAGGCCTGCGGCGTCGAGATCGGCATTCGTCGGCTCGAGGCCCGTCCCACAGCCACCCTGTGCGTGGACTGCAAGACGCTGGCCGAGCTCAAGGAAAAGCAGCTGGGCGGCTGATCCGGACATGCCGATGTCCTGGCCGATCCTCCGTGACGGGCACCCTTGGGTGCCCGTCCGCGTATCCGACGCCCGGAGCCGCCCATGAGCGACTACCGCGGACGCTTCGCCCCCACCCCATCCGGGCCGCTGCACTTCGGCTCCCTGGTGGCGGCCCTGGCCAGCTTCCTGGATGCCCGCCGCGCCGGCGGCGAGTGGCTACTACGTATCGAGGACATTGATCTACCGCGCTGCCCCGCCGGCGCCGCCGACGAGATCCTCCGTCAGCTGGAGGCCTTCGGCCTGCACTGGGATGGCCCGGCGCGCTGGCAGCACGCCCGCGACGATGCCTACCAGGCCGCCCTCGAGCGGCTGACCGAGCTGGGCCTCGCCTACCCCTGCAGTTGCTCGCGCAAGCAGTGGCGCGACCATCCCGTCTACCCCGGCTGGTGCCGCGCTGGCGTGCGCGAGCCCGACCAGCCGGTGGCCTGGCGGCTGCGCAGCGACCTGGGGCTACGCCCGGTGTCATGGCAGGACCGCCTGTTCGGCGAGCAGCGCTTCGACCCGGCCGCGCTCGGCGACGTGGTACTCAAGCGCAAGGATAGCCTCTGGGCCTACCAGCTCGCCGTGGTGGTCGACGACGCCGACCAGGGCATCAGCGACGTGGTGCGCGGCTTCGACCTGCTCGACAATACCCCCTGGCAGCGCCAGCTGCAGCACGCCCTGGGCGCTCCCGAGCCGCGCTACCTGCACCTGCCACTGATCACGGGAGAGGACGGCCAGAAGCTCTCCAAGCAGAACCTGGCACCGGCCCTGCCCACCGGTGATGCCGCGGTACGCCCGCTGCTGCACGCCGCCCTGGCGGCACTGGACCAGGCGCCGCCGGAAGCCCTGGCCACTGCCCCGGTGACCGAGCAGCTCGCCTGGGCCGTGGCGGCCTGGTCGGTGGCACGCATCCGCCCGCTGGCCGAACGCCCGCGCGCCGACACGCCGGGGTAATGGCGCGGTAAAAGGAGAAGGAGGCCCCATGTACGTCTATCGGCTGATGCTGTTCCTGGTGTTCGGCGGCTACCTGCTCTCGCCGCTGATCATGAGCGGCTGGGCCACTCCCGGCGTCGCCTGGTACCGTCCCTTCGTCATCTGGGGCGTGCTGATCGCCCTGACCGTGTGGCTTGAGCAGAAGAGGAAGCTCGATGAACGCTAGCTCGCCGAGTACCGCCTCTCCTGGCGTCATCCGAGGCGTGCCGGTCGCCCCGACCCCGTGGCTGATGCAGAAGAGTAAGCAGAATGAACGCTAGCCTGGCGACCATGCTCGGCGTGGGGGCCGGCTTCCTGCTGCTGCTCTGGCTCTGCGCCCTGGCCGTGGATCGTGGCTGGATCCCCACGCGGGTCACCCGCCACCCGCTGGTCTACGCCCTGGCGCTGGGAGTCTACGCCAGTGCCTGGGCGATCTACGGCAGCCTGGAGCTGGCTGCCACCTCCGGCTACGGCTACCTGACCTACTACCTGGGCGTGGCCGGTGCCTTCCTGCTGGCGCCGGTGCTGCTGGTACCGATCCAGCGCATGGTGCGCACCCATCAGCTGGCCTCCCTGGCCGACCTCTTCGCCTTCCGCTACCGTTCACGCTGGGTCGGCACCCTGATCACCCTCGTCAGCCTGCTGGCGGTACTGCCGCTGCTGGCGCTGCAGGTGCAGACCATGGGCAATGCCATCTACCTGATGACCGGTGCCGCCTCGCCGGCCACGCTGGCACTGCTCTTCTGCGTGCTGCTGGCGCTGTTCGACATGACCTTCGTGGGGCGAAGGCGAATCGACGGCCACCATGACAGCCTGCTGGCGGTGATGGCGCTCTCCTCTCTGATCAAGCTTGGCGCCATGCTGTGCCTGGGTGGCTTCGCCCTGTTCGTCGTGTTCGATGGCCCCGCCGACGTCCAGGCCTGGCTCGAGGGCCCGGGCCAGGCCTTCCAGGCCAGCGTGGTCCAGACCGACCCGGCCCACTGGCGCTCGCTGCTGCTGCTGTTCTTCGCCGGCCTGCTGATGCCCCATATTTTCCACCTGGTGTTCACCGAGACCCCCTCGCGCCACACCCTGCTGCAGGCCAGCTGGGGGCTGCCCCTGTTCCTGTTGCTGATGGCGCTGCCGGTGCCACTGATCCTGTGGGCAGGCCAGCGCCTGGGCACCGATGCCCCCCTGGACACGGCCTACCTGGCGTTCGGCCTCTCCGAGTCGGTAACGCTCCAGGCGCTGGCCTTCCTCGCCGGCCTGGCCGCCACCAGCGCCACCACACTGCTGATTGCCCTGGCGCTGTCGGGCATGCTGGTCAATCACGTCTTCCTGGTGGCGCACCCTCCCGGGGCCCACCACGACCTCTACCGCTGGCTGCGCTGGCTGCGCCGCGGCCTGGTCGCGGCCGTGGTGTTCGGCGGCTGGCTCTTCTACCGCATCGTCGGCATGCACCATGACCTGACCAGCCTGGGGCTGGCCGCCTTCGTGGGTATGGCGCAGTGCCTGCCCGGCCTGCTGGCCCTGCTCTACTGGCCGGGCGCTAATCGGCGAGGCATGCTGGCCGGGCTGACCATCGGCATCCTGGTGTGGCTCGCCGGGCTTTGGCCGCCACTGCTGAGCGGACTGCCCGCCCTGGTGCTGATCCCTCCCGGGCTCGAGGCGCTGGCCGACGAGCCCGCCTGGTATGCGGTGACCCTGGTCTCCCTGGCGAGCAACGCCCTGGTCTTCATCGTGGTCTCCCTGGCCACCCCGACCTCCGAGGGAGAGCGCGCCGCCGCCGAGGCCTGCTCGGTGGACGCGGTGATCCGCCCCAAGCGCCTGCCGCTGGAAGCTGCCAACGGCGAGGCATTCAAGGCGCCCCTGGCCCAGGCCCTGGGGGAACCGGCGGCGGCACGCGAGGTGGATCGCGCCCTGGACGACCTGGGGCTGTCGCCGCAGGATGGCCGGCCCTATGCGCTGCGCCGGCTGCGCGACCGCCTGCAGGCCAACCTCTCCGGGCTTATGGGCCCCTCGGTGGCCCAGGACATCGTCGACCGCTACCTGCCCTACCGCCAGGATGGCCCCGGCGCCACCGAAGACATCCACTTCGTGGAGAGCCGCCTGGAGGCCTATCGCTCGCGGCTCACCGGCCTGGCCCGTGAACTCGACGGCCTGCGCCGCTACCACCGCCGCACCCTGACCCGGCTGCCGGTGGGGCTATGCGCCTTCGGCGAGGATGGTGAGCTGCTGATGTGGAACGACGCCCTGGCCCGGCTCTCGGGCATCGAGGGCACCAGCGTGATCGGCTCCCGGCGCGAGAGCCTGCCCGCCCCCTGGGGCGAACTGCTGGGGCGCAGCATCGCCGAGCCCGACAGCCACCTCTACAAGCAGCCGGTCAGCCTGGACGGCGCCACCCGCTACCTGAGCCTGCACAAGGCCGCCCTGGAGGGCAGCGACAGCGAACCCGGCGGCACGGTGATCCTGGTCGAGGATCACAGCGAGATGAAGTGGCTGGAGGACGAACTGGTCCACGCTGCCCGCCTGGCCTCCATCGGTCAGCTGGCCGCCGGCGTGGCCCACGAGATCGGCAACCCCATCACCGGCATCTCCTCGTTGGCCCAGAACCTGCGCTACGAGACCGACGACCCCGAGGTGCTGGAGACCACCGAGCAGATCCAGCAGCTCACCGATCGCGTCTCGCGCATCGTCTCCTCGCTGGTGGGCTTCGCCCATGGCGGACGTCACCTGGCCGGCCGCACGCTCGCCCCGGTTGGCATCGCCGAAGTGGTCGACGAGGCCATTCACTTGATCCACCTCGCCCGCTCGGGGGAGGATGTGCGCTTCGACAATCGCTGCCCGGCGACGGAGCGGGTCGAGGGCGACGCC
The Halomonas sp. H10-9-1 DNA segment above includes these coding regions:
- the gluQRS gene encoding tRNA glutamyl-Q(34) synthetase GluQRS, producing MSDYRGRFAPTPSGPLHFGSLVAALASFLDARRAGGEWLLRIEDIDLPRCPAGAADEILRQLEAFGLHWDGPARWQHARDDAYQAALERLTELGLAYPCSCSRKQWRDHPVYPGWCRAGVREPDQPVAWRLRSDLGLRPVSWQDRLFGEQRFDPAALGDVVLKRKDSLWAYQLAVVVDDADQGISDVVRGFDLLDNTPWQRQLQHALGAPEPRYLHLPLITGEDGQKLSKQNLAPALPTGDAAVRPLLHAALAALDQAPPEALATAPVTEQLAWAVAAWSVARIRPLAERPRADTPG
- a CDS encoding pyridoxal phosphate-dependent aminotransferase, whose amino-acid sequence is MAWSPRIDQVAPFRVMSLLETAQAREAAGHDVIHLEVGEPDFATPEPVVAAGQAALAAGHTRYTPAAGLPALREAIAEHYALHFGAEVDPHRILVTPGASGALLLASQLLAGPGDRVLMADPNYPCNRHFMALAGAEVDAVPVGAESGWQLDAALVDSHWHDTTRLAMLATPSNPTGHMLEAGQLAAVAETVAGRGGHLLVDEIYQGLCYDLEPLSVAAITPDAFVVNSFSKYFGMTGWRLGWLLAPEEAVEPLTRLAQNVFLAAPTPAQHAALAAFTPETRGILEARRAELGQRRDALLAGLARLGLAPSLPPQGAFYLWLDISRYSADSEAFCRRLLEEENVAITPGIDFALQGGEHHVRIAFTTGVERLEEAVSRLERFLARQ
- the dksA gene encoding RNA polymerase-binding protein DksA is translated as MPVVDKKPEAPKKFTPYEPAAGEEYMNEAQLEHFRQILLGWKQELMEEVDRTVRHLQEEANNYADPADRATQEEGFSLELRTRDRERKLLKKINETLEMIDEDDYGFCEACGVEIGIRRLEARPTATLCVDCKTLAELKEKQLGG
- a CDS encoding ATP-binding protein, which translates into the protein MNASLATMLGVGAGFLLLLWLCALAVDRGWIPTRVTRHPLVYALALGVYASAWAIYGSLELAATSGYGYLTYYLGVAGAFLLAPVLLVPIQRMVRTHQLASLADLFAFRYRSRWVGTLITLVSLLAVLPLLALQVQTMGNAIYLMTGAASPATLALLFCVLLALFDMTFVGRRRIDGHHDSLLAVMALSSLIKLGAMLCLGGFALFVVFDGPADVQAWLEGPGQAFQASVVQTDPAHWRSLLLLFFAGLLMPHIFHLVFTETPSRHTLLQASWGLPLFLLLMALPVPLILWAGQRLGTDAPLDTAYLAFGLSESVTLQALAFLAGLAATSATTLLIALALSGMLVNHVFLVAHPPGAHHDLYRWLRWLRRGLVAAVVFGGWLFYRIVGMHHDLTSLGLAAFVGMAQCLPGLLALLYWPGANRRGMLAGLTIGILVWLAGLWPPLLSGLPALVLIPPGLEALADEPAWYAVTLVSLASNALVFIVVSLATPTSEGERAAAEACSVDAVIRPKRLPLEAANGEAFKAPLAQALGEPAAAREVDRALDDLGLSPQDGRPYALRRLRDRLQANLSGLMGPSVAQDIVDRYLPYRQDGPGATEDIHFVESRLEAYRSRLTGLARELDGLRRYHRRTLTRLPVGLCAFGEDGELLMWNDALARLSGIEGTSVIGSRRESLPAPWGELLGRSIAEPDSHLYKQPVSLDGATRYLSLHKAALEGSDSEPGGTVILVEDHSEMKWLEDELVHAARLASIGQLAAGVAHEIGNPITGISSLAQNLRYETDDPEVLETTEQIQQLTDRVSRIVSSLVGFAHGGRHLAGRTLAPVGIAEVVDEAIHLIHLARSGEDVRFDNRCPATERVEGDAQRLLQVMVNLLGNARDASGPGDGVTIEAIPKDAGLRISITDEGAGIDPSVRDHLFEPFTTTKPPGEGTGLGLPLVYSIVAEHHGTLEVESPPPGSARGTRISLWLPRHQKEGETPQ
- the sfsA gene encoding DNA/RNA nuclease SfsA produces the protein MDYPELVPGTLLRRYKRFLADVRLDDGREVVAHCPNTGSMRGVNVPGCRVWLSPSDNPKRKLAWTWELIELPQPDGRLAMASVQTGRANRIVEEALRADRVPSLTGYAELRREAPVARVGEKASRLDFRLDDPARGTAFVEVKQVTLREADGHGYFPDAVSDRGRKHLEALMALVEAGQRAVLLFCVAHEGIADVAPAEHLDPAYAAALREAASRGVEVLAQRCDILRQAGRPVAICLGQRLAVDLERRFTG